Proteins from a genomic interval of Bacteroidales bacterium:
- a CDS encoding Nramp family divalent metal transporter gives MTLEIKNKRFFRRLAVFLAILGPGIITGSVDNDAGGITTYSVAGAIYGYNLIWTLIPSFIVLIVIQEMNARMGVVTGKGLADLIRENAGVKITFFIFFGLLIGDIGNTTTEFAGVAGSMQVLGVSKYISVPIVAMLVWLLVVKGTYKIAERIFLLFSISLLMYVVSALMGKPEWGEIGNAIVRPQFEVNGDSIAMIIGLVGTTIAPWMLFYMQSSVIEKGLKMKNYKYTIIDIVVGCTATVVVAFFIVVACASTLHKNGIQINEAKDAALALKPLAGRIASQVFAFGLFIASIFSATILPLATAFYISEAFGFEAGIDKKWKEAPEFYTLYTSILVIAAGIILLPNAPLIQISLWSQVLNGLLLPVVLVCMILLVNKKEIMGQYVNKPINNIIGWSTIGILVGLSLMLLLMPVISRILH, from the coding sequence ATGACATTAGAGATAAAGAATAAAAGATTTTTCAGGAGACTAGCAGTTTTTCTTGCAATTCTAGGCCCAGGAATAATCACAGGGAGTGTCGATAACGATGCAGGAGGAATCACCACCTACTCTGTTGCGGGTGCAATTTATGGGTATAACCTAATATGGACTCTTATCCCTTCGTTTATTGTCCTAATTGTTATTCAGGAGATGAATGCACGAATGGGCGTTGTTACTGGGAAAGGTTTGGCCGATTTAATTCGTGAAAATGCTGGTGTAAAGATTACCTTTTTTATATTTTTTGGCCTTCTAATTGGTGATATTGGAAATACAACCACCGAATTTGCTGGAGTTGCAGGTAGTATGCAGGTTTTAGGGGTAAGCAAGTATATTTCCGTACCCATTGTTGCAATGCTTGTGTGGCTATTAGTTGTAAAAGGAACCTATAAAATTGCCGAACGTATCTTCTTGCTTTTTAGCATTTCACTCTTGATGTATGTTGTTTCAGCATTAATGGGTAAACCTGAGTGGGGTGAAATTGGCAATGCAATAGTTCGTCCTCAGTTCGAAGTAAATGGGGACAGTATTGCGATGATAATTGGACTCGTAGGTACAACCATAGCCCCATGGATGCTATTCTATATGCAATCGTCCGTAATTGAGAAGGGGCTTAAGATGAAGAATTATAAGTACACCATAATTGATATCGTTGTTGGATGTACGGCTACTGTTGTTGTTGCCTTCTTTATTGTAGTTGCTTGCGCTTCAACTCTTCATAAAAATGGTATTCAGATTAATGAGGCAAAGGATGCTGCATTAGCACTAAAACCGTTGGCAGGTAGAATTGCTTCTCAAGTATTTGCATTTGGACTTTTTATAGCTTCAATATTCTCTGCTACAATATTACCCTTAGCCACCGCTTTTTACATCTCCGAAGCCTTTGGATTTGAAGCGGGGATTGATAAAAAGTGGAAAGAAGCACCTGAATTTTATACCTTATACACAAGTATTCTTGTTATTGCGGCTGGAATCATCCTTCTCCCAAATGCACCATTAATTCAAATATCCCTCTGGTCACAAGTGCTAAATGGGCTATTACTACCAGTAGTTTTAGTTTGTATGATATTATTGGTAAATAAAAAAGAAATAATGGGGCAATACGTGAATAAACCCATCAACAATATCATTGGCTGGTCCACAATTGGTATTCTGGTTGGTCTATCGTTAATGTTATTACTAATGCCAGTGATTAGTAGAATATTGCATTAA
- a CDS encoding cation:dicarboxylase symporter family transporter has product MIFRWIAIIGIVGYAIFRKSLTTWILISMIVGAEFGHDLPQIAINMQVVSKIFLRLIKTIIAPLLFATIVVGIAGHSNLKQVGRMGWKSLVYFEIVSTLALIIGLFAINLSGAGVGVKIPEAINQANIQEVPAVTGSDIILHVFPENIAKSIYEGQVLQIVVFSILFGIAVAMLKDKHKNPMIRFTESLAETMFKFTQVIMYFAPFAVFAAIAYSIGHMGLDILFNLFKLLATLYVSLTIFVLGILLPIALLFRIPIRGFIKAVSEPVTIAFATTSSESALPIAMERMEEFGVPRKIVAFVMPTGYSFNLDGTTLYLSLATVFVAQVCGIHLSIDKQLLIVFTLMLTSKGVAGVPRASLVILLGTAASFGLPTWPIYIILGIDELMDMARTSVNVLGNCLATAVIARWEGEFDPNPKTVE; this is encoded by the coding sequence ATGATTTTTCGGTGGATAGCAATTATAGGTATTGTAGGTTATGCTATATTCCGTAAATCGTTGACTACTTGGATTCTTATAAGCATGATTGTTGGGGCAGAATTTGGACACGATTTACCCCAGATAGCAATAAATATGCAGGTTGTTAGCAAGATATTCCTCCGATTAATAAAAACCATTATTGCCCCTCTTTTATTCGCAACCATTGTAGTTGGAATTGCTGGTCATTCCAACCTAAAACAGGTTGGTCGAATGGGATGGAAATCGTTAGTTTATTTTGAAATTGTTTCTACACTTGCACTGATTATTGGGCTTTTTGCTATTAATTTGAGTGGGGCAGGTGTAGGTGTTAAGATTCCAGAAGCAATAAACCAGGCCAATATTCAAGAAGTGCCAGCCGTAACGGGTAGCGATATTATCCTACATGTTTTCCCCGAAAACATTGCTAAATCGATTTACGAAGGGCAGGTGCTGCAAATTGTTGTATTCAGCATACTATTTGGTATTGCAGTTGCTATGCTGAAAGATAAGCACAAAAATCCGATGATTCGATTCACCGAATCACTTGCTGAGACAATGTTCAAATTCACCCAAGTGATTATGTACTTTGCTCCATTTGCTGTTTTTGCTGCAATTGCCTACAGCATTGGACACATGGGGCTCGATATACTTTTTAACCTATTTAAACTGTTGGCAACGCTATACGTATCGCTTACAATCTTTGTGCTTGGAATTCTATTGCCTATTGCGCTACTTTTTAGGATTCCTATCCGTGGATTTATTAAAGCCGTATCCGAACCAGTGACCATTGCTTTCGCAACAACCAGTTCAGAATCTGCTTTGCCTATTGCCATGGAGCGTATGGAGGAATTTGGAGTTCCTCGTAAAATTGTTGCATTTGTAATGCCTACTGGGTATAGTTTTAACCTCGATGGTACTACGCTCTACCTTTCCCTTGCAACTGTTTTTGTAGCACAGGTTTGTGGGATACACCTTTCAATCGATAAACAATTGCTAATTGTATTTACATTGATGCTTACCAGCAAGGGTGTTGCGGGTGTTCCAAGAGCATCGCTTGTTATATTACTTGGAACTGCGGCTAGTTTCGGATTGCCAACATGGCCTATTTACATTATCCTTGGGATTGATGAACTGATGGACATGGCTAGAACCTCCGTTAATGTACTTGGGAACTGTCTTGCCACAGCCGTTATTGCTCGTTGGGAAGGGGAGTTTGATCCAAACCCCAAAACCGTAGAGTAA
- the hpt gene encoding hypoxanthine phosphoribosyltransferase: MKNVRIKDLEFKLCYTSEEIQSDIDVLSSKLNHDFKNTNPPLFLSILNGAFMFTADLMKRIQFPCEISFIRLASYEGTSSTGTIKEIIGLTDIIEGRTVIILEDIVDTGLTLQKLYEELTKKNPEQLLIATLLFKPDAYKGSIKVDYIGKSIPNDFIVGYGLDYDGLGRNLPDIYTIVE; encoded by the coding sequence ATGAAGAATGTGAGAATAAAAGATTTAGAATTTAAGCTATGCTATACCTCCGAAGAAATTCAATCGGACATTGATGTATTATCATCCAAACTCAACCACGATTTTAAAAACACTAATCCTCCATTATTTCTGTCAATTCTTAACGGAGCATTTATGTTTACCGCTGATCTGATGAAGCGTATTCAATTCCCTTGCGAGATTTCGTTTATTAGATTAGCCTCATACGAAGGAACATCTTCAACAGGTACAATCAAAGAAATTATTGGGCTAACTGATATTATTGAAGGGCGCACTGTTATTATTCTTGAAGATATTGTAGATACTGGTCTTACACTCCAAAAACTATACGAAGAACTAACAAAAAAAAATCCAGAACAATTACTTATTGCCACGCTCTTATTTAAACCAGATGCTTACAAGGGTAGCATTAAAGTAGATTATATTGGCAAATCCATTCCAAATGATTTTATTGTAGGGTACGGGCTTGATTATGATGGGTTGGGAAGGAATTTACCCGATATTTACACCATAGTTGAATAA
- a CDS encoding phosphatase PAP2 family protein produces MVDIIQHLDTQLFLFLNGLNSPFWDPIMLFVSGKIQWLPFYLLLIYFIARKYGWKTLWWLLAITIVVVATDRISSGIFKNGFHRLRPCHNPDLQGLMHLVGKCGGQYGFISSHAANTFGVAVFLSFLFKNRWATIGLLFWAAFVSYSRIYLGVHYPGDVLCGAIVGAGIGISIWLPASHFINRKRLE; encoded by the coding sequence ATGGTTGATATAATTCAACATCTGGATACTCAACTATTCCTATTCCTAAATGGTCTTAATTCCCCATTCTGGGATCCCATTATGCTTTTTGTATCGGGGAAAATTCAATGGTTACCATTTTATCTGCTACTAATCTACTTTATTGCCCGTAAATATGGATGGAAAACGCTATGGTGGTTACTTGCCATTACTATTGTTGTTGTAGCAACAGACCGAATTTCTTCGGGTATATTTAAAAACGGATTCCACCGATTAAGACCCTGCCATAATCCCGATTTGCAAGGATTAATGCATTTAGTTGGAAAATGCGGGGGTCAATATGGGTTTATATCATCACATGCTGCTAATACATTTGGTGTTGCTGTATTCCTATCATTTCTTTTCAAAAACAGATGGGCTACCATTGGTCTCCTTTTCTGGGCTGCATTCGTTTCTTATAGCAGGATTTACTTAGGTGTTCATTACCCAGGAGATGTTCTATGCGGAGCAATTGTTGGTGCTGGGATTGGAATAAGTATTTGGTTACCTGCAAGCCATTTCATCAACCGTAAGAGGTTGGAGTAA
- a CDS encoding VOC family protein: MNQRIAYISILVADYDEAIEFYTKKLNFELVEDTKLSETKRWVRIKPNGNGDCCLLLAKASDKEQIDRVGNQTGGRVFLFLFTDNFERDYKNLIEQKIVIEREPSDESYGRVAVFKDIYGNKWDLIQPNDL; encoded by the coding sequence ATGAATCAGAGAATAGCATATATTTCAATTTTAGTGGCAGATTATGATGAAGCAATTGAGTTCTATACTAAAAAACTAAATTTCGAATTAGTTGAGGACACCAAACTGAGCGAAACAAAACGATGGGTACGAATAAAACCAAATGGAAATGGCGATTGTTGCTTACTTCTTGCAAAAGCATCGGACAAAGAGCAGATAGATAGAGTTGGCAACCAAACTGGTGGGCGAGTTTTCTTGTTCCTATTCACTGATAATTTCGAGAGGGATTATAAAAATTTAATCGAACAAAAAATCGTTATTGAACGGGAACCATCCGATGAATCCTACGGAAGAGTTGCTGTTTTCAAAGATATTTATGGAAATAAATGGGATTTAATACAACCAAATGATCTGTAG
- a CDS encoding proline dehydrogenase: protein MFNKMIAAMLPYFPKKLIWIFSKRYIAGESVEDAIRASKELNAQGIKVTIDILGEFIKTLDEAQRNKVEYIELIDKIQKENIDGNYSLKPTMFGLLLDKEVCYNHIREIVAKAASYGNFIRVDMEDSPCTDMEIELYRRLKVEFPKNVGLVVQAYLKRTLQDLQDLMDIHTREVPLSYRLCKGIYVEPAAIAYKKYEEVNEHYLEDLDFMFKNGVYPGIATHDKPLIDGAYKLIQKHSVPKNLYEFQMLYGVTPELRKSILSKGHTMRVYVPFGKQWFGYSTRRLKENPKMASLIIKALFFRG, encoded by the coding sequence ATGTTTAATAAGATGATTGCAGCAATGTTGCCCTATTTCCCTAAGAAACTAATCTGGATTTTTTCGAAGCGATATATCGCTGGCGAGAGTGTTGAGGATGCAATTAGAGCATCTAAGGAGCTGAATGCTCAAGGAATTAAAGTAACCATTGATATCCTTGGCGAATTCATAAAAACCCTTGATGAAGCTCAAAGGAATAAGGTTGAGTATATTGAACTAATAGATAAAATTCAGAAGGAGAATATTGATGGGAATTACTCATTAAAGCCAACCATGTTCGGATTGCTCTTGGACAAGGAGGTTTGCTACAATCATATCCGCGAGATTGTTGCGAAGGCTGCATCGTATGGCAATTTTATTAGAGTTGATATGGAGGATTCGCCTTGTACCGATATGGAGATAGAACTTTATCGTAGATTGAAAGTAGAATTCCCTAAAAATGTGGGGTTGGTTGTACAGGCGTATCTTAAACGCACCTTGCAAGATCTTCAGGACTTAATGGACATCCATACTAGAGAAGTTCCCCTCAGCTACCGCTTATGTAAAGGCATATACGTTGAACCCGCTGCAATAGCATATAAGAAATACGAGGAGGTGAATGAGCATTACCTTGAGGATCTTGATTTTATGTTTAAGAATGGTGTCTATCCCGGAATTGCCACGCATGATAAACCCTTGATAGATGGCGCATATAAACTCATCCAAAAGCATAGTGTACCAAAAAACTTGTATGAATTCCAGATGCTCTATGGTGTAACCCCTGAATTACGAAAATCTATATTAAGCAAAGGACATACAATGCGAGTATACGTTCCATTCGGCAAGCAATGGTTTGGCTACTCAACACGTCGTTTAAAGGAGAATCCCAAAATGGCAAGCCTCATAATAAAAGCATTGTTTTTTAGGGGATAA
- a CDS encoding lipoate--protein ligase, translating to MLLIQQTSTNPYFNIASEEYLLKKFSDDIFILYRNEPSIIVGKHQNTLAEINLEYVKRNKLNVIRRLSGGGTVYHDLGNLNYTFIANGSEGNLVDFKKFTQPIIDVLQKLSIGAKLGGKNDIRVGDKKISGNAEHVYKNRVLHHGTLLFSSNLDELNESIKINPNTYSDKAVKSIRSQVANISEFLKEPITITEFADLIATHIKQVFKSSKSYQLSNNDINIINGLVDTKYSTWEWNFGYSPTYTLNKEILIGENILGVMISVDKGIIREVKLNGNLLNKEYLLKIEQTLTDCPHDIDAIAEKISTAGLEKINPNLTVDRILMGLF from the coding sequence ATGCTCCTAATTCAACAAACATCAACAAATCCCTACTTCAATATTGCCTCAGAGGAATATTTGCTAAAAAAATTTTCCGATGACATTTTTATTCTTTATCGTAACGAACCATCCATTATTGTTGGGAAGCATCAAAATACTCTGGCTGAAATAAATCTTGAATACGTAAAGAGGAATAAACTTAATGTTATCCGTAGATTATCGGGTGGTGGAACTGTTTACCACGATTTAGGCAACCTTAACTACACCTTCATTGCTAACGGTTCGGAAGGAAATCTGGTAGATTTCAAAAAGTTCACACAGCCAATTATCGATGTACTTCAAAAACTGAGCATTGGTGCTAAACTGGGAGGTAAAAACGATATCAGGGTTGGTGATAAAAAGATATCGGGAAATGCGGAGCATGTTTATAAAAACAGGGTTCTTCATCACGGAACATTGCTATTCTCCTCGAATCTGGATGAGTTGAATGAATCTATTAAAATCAACCCGAATACCTATTCCGATAAGGCGGTAAAATCTATCCGAAGCCAAGTTGCGAACATCTCCGAGTTTTTAAAAGAACCAATTACCATTACCGAATTTGCCGACTTAATTGCCACCCATATAAAACAAGTCTTTAAGAGCAGCAAAAGCTATCAACTTAGCAACAACGATATCAATATAATTAATGGGTTAGTAGATACTAAGTACTCAACATGGGAATGGAATTTTGGCTACTCCCCTACTTATACATTGAATAAAGAAATTCTTATTGGGGAGAATATTTTAGGAGTTATGATTAGCGTTGATAAGGGAATAATTCGTGAAGTTAAGCTGAATGGAAATTTGTTGAATAAAGAATATCTTTTAAAAATTGAGCAAACGCTCACTGATTGCCCTCATGATATTGATGCTATTGCAGAAAAAATATCAACCGCTGGGTTAGAAAAAATCAATCCAAACCTAACTGTAGATAGGATTTTAATGGGGTTATTCTGA
- a CDS encoding adenylate kinase has protein sequence MLNIVLFGPPGAGKGTQSEKLIEKYNLKHLSTGDILRKAIQNQTPLGLEAKKIIDKGELVPDETVIGLIAKELDVHKNVKGFIFDGFPRTTIQAQKLDEMLSSKGISITLMMALEVDHKELVKRLLNRGLISARPDDQNETVIENRIKIYSEYTQVVADYYKAQNKFKAIDGMGSIDEIFERLCKTIKEL, from the coding sequence ATGCTAAATATCGTTTTATTTGGCCCTCCTGGTGCGGGCAAAGGAACGCAATCCGAAAAATTGATAGAGAAATACAACTTAAAACACCTATCAACCGGAGATATTTTACGTAAAGCAATTCAAAACCAAACTCCACTTGGGCTGGAAGCAAAAAAAATCATTGATAAAGGCGAACTAGTTCCCGATGAAACTGTTATCGGCCTTATTGCAAAGGAACTTGATGTTCATAAAAATGTGAAAGGGTTTATTTTCGACGGTTTTCCTAGAACTACAATTCAGGCACAAAAACTCGATGAAATGTTGAGTAGCAAAGGCATTTCCATAACCCTTATGATGGCTCTGGAGGTTGATCATAAGGAATTGGTTAAAAGATTGCTTAACCGAGGGCTTATTTCGGCCCGCCCCGATGACCAGAATGAAACTGTAATTGAAAATAGAATTAAAATATATAGCGAATACACCCAAGTTGTTGCTGATTACTACAAAGCACAGAATAAATTTAAAGCAATTGATGGCATGGGTAGCATCGATGAAATATTCGAAAGGCTTTGCAAGACGATTAAAGAGTTATAA
- a CDS encoding MBL fold metallo-hydrolase — protein MGIKTISRDVFLSAMAIVMFTSISTGQIKYMNHDIVVGDVKVRTLQDAQMYLKLSLLSGIDQKDALSLTGGVDSAWTPVNAYLVQTPNHIVLVDAGVGKYPGEDSGYLLEQLKNAGVDPSKIDLILITHFHFDHIGGLVSPDGKRLFPNAIVRASQTESDFWMQDSSLIPANLRQRAAKIKAILTPYLSANSYKTFQPSEDLGDGIKALSAFGHTPGHTVFSFSSKGSELWCIGDLIHFGAVQFKHPSAGVAFDSDGKMAIATRIDFFSRAAISHAIIAAAHLPEMVRIERNGDALVTIPVEK, from the coding sequence ATGGGTATAAAAACTATTTCCCGAGATGTATTTCTATCTGCTATGGCTATAGTAATGTTCACCTCAATATCAACCGGACAAATTAAGTATATGAACCATGATATAGTGGTTGGTGATGTTAAAGTTCGCACGCTTCAGGATGCTCAAATGTACCTTAAGCTATCCCTCCTTTCGGGAATTGACCAAAAAGATGCGCTTAGCTTAACGGGGGGCGTTGACTCGGCATGGACTCCAGTGAATGCTTATCTTGTGCAAACCCCAAACCATATAGTTTTAGTTGATGCTGGGGTTGGAAAATATCCCGGCGAGGATTCGGGGTATCTTTTGGAACAGCTGAAAAATGCAGGGGTTGATCCTTCCAAAATCGATCTTATACTTATCACCCATTTCCATTTTGATCATATCGGCGGATTGGTTTCGCCTGATGGAAAACGTTTATTCCCAAATGCAATTGTCCGTGCATCGCAAACGGAGAGTGATTTTTGGATGCAAGACTCTTCTTTGATACCTGCAAATTTACGCCAGCGGGCAGCAAAAATTAAGGCTATATTGACTCCATACCTCTCGGCAAACTCATACAAAACTTTTCAACCCAGCGAGGATCTTGGCGATGGCATTAAGGCTCTGTCTGCGTTCGGTCATACTCCCGGGCATACGGTATTTTCGTTTTCATCGAAAGGCAGTGAGCTTTGGTGCATTGGCGATTTAATCCATTTTGGTGCCGTTCAGTTCAAGCACCCATCGGCTGGTGTTGCATTCGACAGCGATGGTAAAATGGCAATTGCTACACGTATCGATTTTTTTAGCCGTGCGGCTATATCACATGCTATTATTGCCGCAGCACATTTGCCAGAAATGGTTCGTATTGAAAGGAATGGGGATGCACTTGTTACAATACCTGTTGAGAAATAA
- the obgE gene encoding GTPase ObgE translates to MASSNFIDYVKIYCRSGKGGAGSVHFRREKFIPKGGPDGGDGGRGGHIYLKGSEQMWTLLHLKYKRHIIAESGQSGSGARCSGSDAKDIIIEVPLGTVAKNADTDEVICEITSKDELVMLMKGGRGGQGNWNFRTATLQTPRFAQPGEPEIEGHIILELKILADIGLVGFPNAGKSTLLSVVSAAKPKIADYPFTTLVPNIGIVSYRDSRSFVMADIPGIIEGAHEGKGLGLRFLRHIERNSMLLFMVPADSDSIRKQYDILVNELKMYNPELLDKKRVLAISKCDLIDDELKKGIKKDLPKLPTVFISALTDIGITELKDLLWEQLNNE, encoded by the coding sequence ATGGCATCATCGAATTTTATTGATTACGTAAAAATCTACTGTCGTTCGGGTAAAGGGGGCGCAGGAAGTGTACACTTCCGCAGGGAGAAATTCATCCCCAAAGGAGGTCCCGATGGCGGAGATGGAGGCCGTGGGGGTCATATCTACCTAAAGGGTAGCGAACAGATGTGGACACTACTCCACCTCAAGTATAAACGGCATATCATTGCTGAAAGTGGTCAATCGGGGAGCGGTGCTCGCTGTTCTGGCTCTGATGCTAAGGATATCATCATTGAGGTTCCACTTGGTACTGTAGCCAAAAACGCCGATACTGATGAGGTAATCTGCGAAATCACCAGTAAAGATGAATTGGTTATGCTGATGAAAGGGGGAAGAGGCGGACAAGGTAATTGGAATTTCAGAACAGCCACTTTACAAACCCCTAGATTTGCACAACCCGGAGAACCGGAAATTGAAGGGCACATTATTCTTGAACTAAAAATACTTGCCGATATTGGGCTAGTTGGATTTCCTAATGCCGGAAAATCGACCTTACTATCAGTAGTTTCAGCAGCAAAACCAAAAATTGCCGATTACCCATTTACAACCCTGGTTCCCAACATTGGAATTGTATCCTACCGCGATAGCAGATCGTTTGTAATGGCTGATATTCCGGGAATAATTGAGGGTGCACACGAGGGAAAAGGTCTGGGACTTCGTTTCCTTAGACATATTGAGCGAAACTCAATGCTATTATTTATGGTACCTGCCGATAGCGATAGCATTCGTAAACAGTACGACATACTGGTTAACGAGCTAAAAATGTATAACCCCGAGCTGTTGGATAAGAAAAGGGTGCTTGCTATTTCCAAATGCGACCTGATTGATGATGAACTCAAGAAAGGCATTAAAAAAGATCTACCTAAATTACCAACTGTTTTTATTTCAGCATTAACTGACATTGGAATAACCGAATTAAAGGATTTGCTCTGGGAGCAACTCAATAACGAATAA
- a CDS encoding CBS domain-containing protein — protein sequence MANLSTFYLSRIIGKRVYNAEGKKIGIVKDLMVDTLTANPNDIPDKPKVIGVKVKTKKGVKFFSFEFFDVFRIEGRLTVKCNNLVELTEEVRNNGFSLAQLMLDKQIVDLNGRKLVRVNDIRLVDLPAGTFAIAVDIGIEGLLRRIDIEKPIKFILSLLGISIPAKFILWDDVQAIDFSSHSIKLSKVYSKLNTLHPSDLADIMEELGRPSRETLFNALDEEQAADVLEELETEAQIHLVESLPIGKVADVLEKMPADEVADILDELEDDKAESLLKEMEAESSQEVRELLEYEDDSVGSIMTTEILAYNPAKTVDDVIKEIRHRKPEAVELYNLFVTDANDELIGFFTLRDLIVSEPETTINQIMKEEPIYLYDDQGIDDIAEIISKYNLLAIPVIDKNNILQGMVVIDDVVEDLVNKRRTFKR from the coding sequence ATGGCAAATCTTTCAACTTTTTATTTAAGCCGTATTATTGGAAAAAGGGTTTACAATGCCGAAGGTAAAAAAATTGGTATTGTAAAGGATTTAATGGTTGATACTCTTACAGCCAACCCTAACGATATTCCCGATAAGCCCAAGGTTATTGGCGTTAAAGTCAAAACAAAAAAGGGCGTGAAATTCTTTTCATTCGAATTTTTCGATGTGTTTAGAATAGAGGGGCGACTTACCGTTAAGTGCAATAATCTGGTTGAATTAACCGAGGAGGTAAGAAACAACGGTTTCTCCCTGGCGCAATTAATGTTGGACAAACAGATTGTCGACCTCAACGGGCGAAAACTTGTAAGGGTTAACGATATCAGACTAGTTGATTTACCTGCTGGTACATTTGCCATTGCCGTTGATATTGGGATTGAAGGGTTACTCCGTAGAATTGACATTGAAAAACCCATTAAGTTCATCCTATCACTTTTAGGAATCAGCATACCAGCAAAATTCATCCTATGGGATGATGTGCAGGCCATCGATTTCTCCAGTCATAGCATTAAACTATCCAAGGTTTACTCAAAACTTAATACCCTCCACCCATCGGATTTAGCAGATATTATGGAGGAGCTTGGCAGACCATCACGCGAAACCCTTTTCAATGCACTTGATGAGGAACAGGCTGCTGATGTGCTCGAAGAACTTGAAACTGAAGCACAGATCCATCTGGTTGAAAGTTTGCCAATTGGCAAAGTTGCCGACGTTCTTGAGAAGATGCCCGCCGATGAGGTTGCCGATATCCTTGATGAATTAGAAGATGATAAGGCCGAAAGTTTGCTAAAGGAGATGGAGGCAGAATCGTCACAAGAGGTGCGCGAACTGCTTGAATATGAGGACGACTCCGTGGGCAGTATTATGACAACCGAAATTCTTGCATACAACCCAGCAAAAACTGTAGATGATGTTATAAAGGAGATTCGTCACAGAAAACCTGAGGCTGTTGAATTATATAATCTTTTTGTTACCGATGCTAATGATGAGCTTATTGGTTTCTTTACGCTTCGCGATTTGATTGTCTCCGAACCAGAGACAACAATCAACCAGATTATGAAAGAGGAACCCATATACCTTTATGATGATCAAGGGATTGATGATATTGCTGAGATTATTTCGAAGTACAACCTCCTTGCAATTCCTGTTATTGATAAAAATAACATCCTACAGGGAATGGTTGTTATTGATGACGTTGTTGAGGATTTGGTGAATAAGCGTAGAACTTTCAAAAGGTAA
- a CDS encoding 1-acyl-sn-glycerol-3-phosphate acyltransferase: MRTNPFLKIVQIIYSIIVWSFMIISCFPLFIVDFIIWLLTFWWDKRTWVLHRYSIFWALIYVWLNPLWKINIKGGENIKKKKTYVIISNHQSAMDIVVLYRLLTHFKWIAKRELFKVPFVGWNLRLNKHVPIDRNSPKSALEMMQKAVNHLNQGSSILIFPEGTRSEDGVIKRFKDGAFIIAKRAEVAILPVVINGTLETLPKSGMVGGRQTFVIHVLPEIPYDSFKDKSLADISKEMHQLLTEEHKKIAPKYYS, encoded by the coding sequence ATGAGAACAAATCCGTTCCTCAAAATAGTTCAGATAATCTACTCAATAATAGTTTGGTCATTCATGATCATATCATGTTTTCCTCTTTTTATAGTTGATTTTATTATCTGGCTTTTGACTTTTTGGTGGGATAAACGAACCTGGGTTCTACATAGGTATTCTATTTTCTGGGCGTTAATATATGTTTGGTTAAACCCACTTTGGAAGATCAATATAAAGGGGGGTGAAAACATCAAGAAAAAGAAAACATATGTGATTATTTCCAATCATCAAAGCGCTATGGATATTGTAGTGCTCTATCGCTTGCTAACCCATTTTAAATGGATAGCTAAACGTGAACTTTTTAAAGTTCCCTTTGTAGGTTGGAATTTAAGACTTAACAAACATGTCCCAATTGATCGGAATAGCCCTAAAAGTGCTTTAGAGATGATGCAGAAAGCCGTTAACCATTTGAATCAGGGTAGTTCAATCCTTATTTTCCCAGAAGGAACACGTTCGGAAGATGGAGTTATCAAACGATTTAAAGATGGGGCATTTATAATAGCAAAAAGAGCAGAGGTTGCCATTCTTCCAGTGGTTATTAACGGAACGCTAGAAACGCTTCCTAAAAGCGGCATGGTTGGAGGCCGTCAAACTTTTGTAATACATGTTCTACCAGAGATACCTTACGATTCATTTAAGGATAAAAGTCTTGCAGATATTTCGAAAGAGATGCATCAGCTACTTACAGAAGAGCATAAGAAGATAGCCCCGAAGTATTACAGTTAG